GCCAAAAACAATCAGTCGGTTGTCGCTAATAAATAAATCTTGCGGTCGCGATGTGAATTTGATCCTACTGACAATCTTGGTTTGTTCCGCCGGTACAGCGTCAATAATATAAAGAATGTTATAAACTAAAGCATAAAGATACTTCCCGTCACTTTTGATAATATCTGGTTCGTCAACACCAGCTACCTGAATATTGGTTTTGGAAAAATCAACACTAGCCTCTGGTGCCTTGAGGGAATTTGTCGATTGACTACCGGCGGCGTCTTGGGCTAACATTGCTACTTCTCCACGCATCATATCGCTACGAAGATAATTGTTGCTTATGGGATTATCCGTTAAATATTGTTTAAACTCCTCGGGGTTATTAAATTTTTTTATTTTACTTTGTGAAATAAGTTGCTGTTGTAAGGTATTTTGATTGAGGGGTGTATTGGTATTAACTGATTGATTTTTTTTACTACTAAAAATACAACCACTTAATAACAAGGGTAAAAATAAAATGATAGCTATTTTTTTCATTGGTATTTTATATTATTAGTTTAATCAAATTTCTTTTTTACTGTGTAGGTCGTAAACAAAATTCTTTCTTGTTCTTGCCTGGTCAATTTTGCAATATAGTTATTCATAAAATCCTGAACCACGGGATTGTCGTGAGCTTTTCGTACTTTCATCTTACTATCATGCCGATACAAACCCGCTGTTCTCTGACTAACAATCTTCTGGGTATGAGGAATGGGTTGACCGCCACCACCGATACAACCGCCAGGACAAGCCATGACTTCTATATATTGATAAGCCTGGGGATCGTTTTTCAGCTCCGCAATTAACAAAGCTGCGTTTCTGACAGTTGCTGCCACTGCTACTTTTAATTGGCGATCGCCAAAATCGATTTCTGCTTTTTTAATTCCCTGCCTGCCGCGCACCTGTTTAAATTCCAATTTTTTTAAAGCCTTACCAGTATACTGTTCATAAGCCGTTCGCAAGGCTGACTCCATGACACCACCGCTAGCACCATAAATAGCACCGGCGCCGGAATATTGACCCGGCAAATCAACATCACTTACCGGTAGTTGATCAAGGTCAATGCGTCGTTGCTTTAACCACACGGCAAACTCTCTAGTCGTGATGACATGATCAACTGGCCAGAGACCATTAATTTTTAATTTCGTGTGTCGGGCTTCATACTTTTTGGAAGTACAGGGCATAATAGATACAACTACTATATTTTTTGGTTTCACGCCCTCCTCTCGAGCCCACCAAGTTTTGTAAGCCCCACCCGAGTGAATATGTGGTGAACGAGCACTGGTTAAATTATTTATTAATTCTGGGTGATAAAATTCCACATACTTAACCCAGGCTGGACAACAAGCAGTAAACATCGGTAAATTTTTATTTTCCTTTAGCCTCTTTAGTAATTCAGCTGCTTCCACTAACGTGGTAATATCGGCGCCCATATTCACGTCAAAAACATAATCAAAACCCAACTGCCTTAGTGCCGTATAACATTGTCCGGTCAAATCAGTACCCGGTGCTAAACCAAACTCTTCGCCAATACTACATCGTACTGATGGTGCCATTTGAGCAATCACTATTTTTTTATTGTCTTCAATACTATCAATGACATCGGCTAATTGATTTTGCTCATGAACAGCACTCACGGGGCAGTGTGCTGTACATTGGCCACAATAAATACAATCAACTTTGGCGTCTTTACTGGTCTCCACGGTGGTCAGAGTGCCCTGATCTACTAGCTGTAAATAACCAATGCCGATCTGATCGCAAATAGATGCGCACTGATTACAGGCTATGCAAGCAGCTGGATTTATTTCCGCTGCCACATTTAACTTCTGAATCTTTTCTTTAATTTTTGTTTTAATAATAGCGGAGAAGTCCAACTGATATTTTTCTATTAACTTATTGGTTGGGCAATCAAACTTTTGTTGACAACGCCAACAATTAGCTTGGTGATTGGCTAATAATAATTGCAGGTTTTGTTGACGTAATTGTTGAACGTCCTTAGTATCGGTTGTTATGGCTAAATCCTTAGTAGCTCGTAAAGTGCAAGAGGTTAATACCTTACCATCACTATCTTCCACTAAACAAATACGACAACCACCAAATACTGGTAGATCCTCATGCCAACATAGATGGGGAATATCAATCTTATTACGTTGCGCAACGCTCAGCATACTCTCACCCGGAAGAGCTAAATACTTCTTTTTATTAATATAAACGGGAACTTTTTTAACTGGCATAATAGTTAATAACATTTTGATAATAACTGTTCACTGCTTGCGCTAAAGAGCTACCTAAACCACAAAAAGATGTTTTCTGCATTAAATTAACTAAGGCTAATGTTGCCTCCCAATCAATATCTTTTTTCTTTCTTATTTGTTGCCATAGTTGATAGCTACCGAAACGACACGGCGTGCAATGACCACATGATTCTTGCTGATAAAAATCAAACCACTTATACAATAATTCGTGGGGTTTAATAGTTAAAGGATAGATTTCAATACTACCAGCACCAATCATTTTCTGCTTGGCTAATTGATCGTCACGTAATACTAAACCACTGGCACTACCGCCAATTTGTGCGATAAACGAAAAATCAGGATAATTGTTAGTAATTTTCAATATTTCGCTAATTGATAAGTCGTTAGCTAGATGATAAACGCCTCTTTTCTTTATCTTACCGGATAAACAATAAAATCTTTTGTTTTCATATTTACCTTGGGCGACTTGGGCAATGTCATAAAACGTTTCGACGTTTTGTACTAGTGTTGGACAACCAAACAAACCATTTTCCGCTGGATAGGGTGGCCGAATTCTTGGCTGCCGGCGTTTACCCTCAATACTATTTAATAATGTTGTTTCCTCACCACCGATGTAGCTAGGTTCTTCCTGATAAATAGTTATTTGATATCCTGACGCTTGATATTGTTCTACTAATCTCATCAATGACTTGCTAATCTTTGAATAATATTTTTTATTTAAATTAAAAAAAACCTCTGTACTATTTAAATAATCAAGAGCCGTTTGCAAACCAATAAATACTTGGTCTAAATAATTTTCTAATATGTAGATATCTTTAAATAATCCTAGCTCTCCTTCACTAGCATTAACAACAACTATTTTTCGTTTACCTTTGGCTTTTTTCACGGATTGCCACTTCAAAGCAGTAGGAAAACAAGCTCCTCCTCTACCGATTATTTGATTTTTTTGCAACAAAGCAATAATATTTTGTTTCATTTTCGATTGTATTATAACACAAAAATAAAAAAACCAGGAACTTAATGTTCCTGGAATGGGTTTATAGTGTCTTTTTAAGACTACCCTGAAAAAGTGGCTCGGAAGTATTTAGGTTATACTCCACGCCAACTGAGTAGGACCAATTATCACCAAGGTTGTTACCGTAAAAAGTTCCCGGTATGTGCTCTGGTTTATTCTGTAAAAAATGTAACAAAGAATAACTAACTTGAAAATTACCAATCTTGACAAGGAGAGCATTGAAACCAAATAACATTTTTACTTTCCAAGCTGGATGTTCTGGCTCACCGGCACCGATAGCTAACCAATGTAAGGTGCTGAGAAACTCTGTGGGAGTAATCACGATCTTTGGGCCGCCCCAAGGAGTATTCTTAAAAAATCCACCGCTAGCGGATACACTGATGACGTCATGTGGCCAACAGTAAGCAGCATACGCTCTAGTATGATTACCAACTATGGATAATTTATTATCATTTTCTTGAACAAAAGTTAAATTGATGTCGTAACCAGAGGTAACTGAACCTTTGCCCAAACTAGTAGTGATACTAGCTAGCTTGAACTGAGCAGATACGGTTGATATCAAACCGACAACTAATAATATAACAATAAAATTTTTCACTTTTTTTTCCTATTAATTTAATAAGTTGATAAATAAATTCCGATGAATTTAATCGCTCAACTATCTTAATAGGTATGTGATCAATCCGTTGCCGATAACCGTAAATAATACGCTTGACTATCGCGTGCGTTATTACCCAGATCGTCTGATAGATAAAAACAAATTGAGACTGACTATCCAAATCGTGGCTCGCGATATTTTCTGAACTTTGTATGGGTGAGGCTTTATTAACTAACTCCACCATTATTACTGACGAAGTGGTTTTTATTTGCTTGGCTGTCAATGACTGAGGTATCAACATCACTAATAATGTTACCATTAAAGCAAATAATAATGATCTTCTGGCCACACCATATCGTAATGTGATTTGTTCCTGATATTTTTTTCTCTGGAGCTTACTGGTGACAAATTGCTTAATGACAGCGATTTCATCCGGCGCCAAAGAGCTAAATGCTTTATCTTTAGCTGCTCGCAAGATAGCTTCGCCATATACATTACGACCAAAATTTTTGAATCTGATGTACCAAATGACGCCAATCGTTAGCGGATAAATAATAACTGCTAAACAAAAACTAATCGGATTGTGCAAGATGATTCGCTTCTGATCTTGATATTGCCAGAGAAATAAAAGAATTAAAGCTAGTGGCAGATTCAAAAAATAGAAACGTAGTATTTTGTTAATTAGCCAATGACCAAGACCAATTTGTTGGATAATTTGTAGCCAAATAATTGACTCATGATTAACCAACGGATCTTTATAAAGCTTGGCCTCGCGATCAACCTCTTTGGTAGTGAATTTATTTTGCTGCAACCCATCATTTATGATAGTTTGTAACTCCATAATTTTACCAAAAGCTGGTCGCCAACTAAGCGCTACGGATTGTTCGTCGATTAAACGTAAATCGGAAAAATAATCTTTGGGTCTATATTGGTGACCATCTTTAATCTTTTGCTTGGCTATCGAGATACGTTCCTGAATAAAACGTTCGATGACCATGGTTCGTCTTTGTTGCTCCTGTACTGGTGGTGTATTAGTAGAATCTTCAATTACATAATTGAATAAATTCCCAACACCAAGATTATACAGAAAAACAAGAAATATCAGCGTCTTAACCAAGGCGGGAATTTTATTGTACATTGAATGCTCCTACGTAAATTGTTAAAGAATTTAATATCCTATAGTAGCAAATTAATTCAACTTTGTCAAGGATAAAAAAAGCGCCTTGTTCAGACGCTTTATGAATTTAATTAGCAAATAGTGATGGCTCCTGATAAGCTAATATTTTTAAAATACTTTCATCAGGGATCACTTGTTGTATTGGTGGTCCGTGCCACTTTTCAATAGGCAAACGTCGCACCTTAGCTATCTTTCCTTGCCAATCAACCAGTCTTGACTTAATACCAATAATGATCGAAAAGATAGACAACAAATTGTAACTCTCATTGGGATATTTAGCCCGACAATAGCTTTCATAATCTTTAGCTATTAACATAGCTTCATCATCACTATCTGCGTCAAAGCTAAAACACTTACTGTGTGGGTATTCGCTCGAATGCAGCACTCGATTATGCCAATCAAAAACAATAGCATATTTCATACAATCTCCAATTTAATGTACTTATCTATAGCTAATCAAATTAACGACAAAAAGTCAATCCAGCCATTCACGAATGGCTGGATTGTTTAATCTCTCACAATATATATATTTTAGGCTCTTCCTGGCTTCTTAACCTTCTTCGCATTCTTTTCTGCTAACTTCACTTCCCATTCGGCATCTTCCTTTAATTTCTTAGCTAGTCCTCTTTTACCTTCCGCTACCATCTGCTGTTCTTTCGCCGCAATAATATAACGATTTATCTTCTGATTTAATAATTTAAAAATTTTATCTTTCTCAATTCTATCAATTTTCTTAAAATTAACAAAATCCTTATCATAAATTTTTCGAATAATAACTTTCAACCATTCTTTCTTTTGTTCTTTATTGACATTAACATATTTTGTTTTCCAAGCCTCAACCGGTTCTTCATTTACAGCACTATCGTCTTTCGTTTCACCATACTTGGCTTTTAATTCATCTAGTTCCTTACTGTTTTCACCGGTTGCCTCGCGATCAATTTTATCTAAAATCTCATCTTCCATATTAGAACTATGTTCATCAGCGACTTCATCAGCATCCCATTCGTCATGTCCTTTTCTTAATTTTGTTTTAGCTTCTGACTTGGCTTCAAACTCGGCCAATAAATCTTCAACAGGATCCTCGGATACCATTTCGCTTTCGTTGAGTCTTAATGAATCTCTTTCACCTTTTTCAGGATTGTGTGTTGTTACTTCATTACTCTTACCAATATCCTCAAATAATTTGTTAAAATTGAACATCTTCTTTATTTAAATAATTAATTATTGTTATGATAGCATAAAACTCCATAAAAATCAAGTATTTGTCACCATTTATCAAACTTCTCCACAAATTCCTGTTTCTTTTCCCGGGACATTAATCGCACTCTACTTCTTTCGGACTGCAAAGGAAATAAATAGTAATCAAGGATTTTATTGGTTGCTGACGGATCCATGATTAATCCTAACCCTAATCCCTCTTGGGTATCAGCAGAAAAATATTGATCAAAGACAAAATTTCCTAAAGAATAAAAAATATACTTACCGCGATATTTTTCCTTTCCTTGTACCACGTGCGGATGGTGCCCAATGATTAAATCGGCACCACTGTCAATAAGGGTGTGAGCAATATTTTCCTGAATTGTATTTTTTTGATGTTGATATTCATTGCCCCAATGGATATTGATAATGATAACATCGCTCTTATCCTTTACCTGCTTGATCATTTCCTGAATTTTACCAAGATCCAATGGTTGATAAACCTGACTAAAGCCCAGCATCGCTAAGCGGTAACCACGGCGATTAATAATATTCAAACTACACTCGCCAATCTGAGCATCAGCGCAACCAGAAAATTCTAAATTCAATTGTTTTAAATTGTCTCTAGTTTGTTCTACTCCTAACGTTCCTTGGTCAGTTAAATGATTGTTAGCTAAATTAAAAAAATTAAAGTTATACTTTTTCAACTGTCCAACGTCGTTTAAATCAAAAGAAAAATCATAAGCATTATCGGGCAACCAATGCTCACCATTTTTCAGCACTGCTCCTTCTAAATTAGCACTGGTTAAATCCAAGCCGCGCCAAAAACGATTTTCCTGACCAGATAATCCCTGAAAAATAACATCTAAATTTTTATTTTCATACTGCTTCTTAACATTGCGATCTAACATTAAGTCACCAAAAAACATTAAAGCCAAATATTTTTCTTGCTGTGGTTCACCATTTACAAAATAATAGAATTGATGCGAAGTAGTGGATTCGCTTTGCTGGGGTAAAAAACGACCGGAATTAGTTTGCCGAACTAAAAAACTTTTTTGCTGCTGCGTTAGCCGTAAATATTCGAGCAATAAATAAGCGCTCTTTGGAGAATCGATTTCTGTTTGTAATATTCTTTCTTGATCAAAAGTTTGAATAATATTAGCTGTAATTTGATCATGAAAATCAGCAACATCAACTGGCAAATAATGCGAGAAATCAATGGAAGCTAAAACCAAAATTTTTTGTTCTTGACAGTACTGCGATAAGAGCTGAGCAATTTTTGCTAGTTCATCTGTTTTCGCTGACTCCTTAATAATCAAGGGTAAAATTTTAACCTTTGGTAATGCGTAATGAATGTACGGCAATAAAACTGTAATGGAACTCTCTTGCTGAATTATTTTATTATTTAATTTTGCCGTACTGTTTATTAAATTAGCTGAATTTAAATCAACATCCATGCTACCAGTTGGCGTTTGCCAATTAGCGTCACTGTAGATAATATCGCCATGACCAATATTTTGATGATTTGGACCAATGATAACAACGGTGTCATATTTTTGATCAGCTAAACCGAGCAAATAAGAAGCAATCTGCTCTTTCACCAATAAATGGTGAGGTAAAATTCCACCTCCTATTTTAGCTATAGGCGTATCAGCAAATCTGGCTGCACTGTCAAAAACTCTATCATACTCCTCTTTCGTACCAGTAATAATATTTTTGCTCTGCTTTTGGCTAATAGTCAGATTGGTGATCGTTGGTAAAGTATCTTTTGTTAATAGCCATACCAGCTGACCAATCAAAAACACAGTCATGATAACGATGACAACAATAAGCTTATTAGTTAATCTTCTGTCCATAATTAATGATGAATAGCACCACCCCACTCAACAACAGTAAAACCTTGACGAACTGGTGTGGTGATAACCAGTGGCTCTACTTGTCGATAATTATCCAGTCCTTGAAAATCCATAAATACTCGGATGATAGTATTGGGTTGTGGCTGGACAGCTAATGGCGCCATCTTATTAAAATCGTTTTGGTCAACAAAGGTGATAAAATAATAGTTGTCTTTTTGTAATCGTGGTAACCAGTAAGCAATAAATTCATCATACTCTTTGGGTATCAATCCCAGTTGGGGCAAAGTTTCTCGCAAAAATTGTTCCATCTTTTCCCGCGCAATAACAAATCCTTTTTCTGGTTGTTGATAATTTAAACCATAGCCTTCCCAAAAAAGATAAGGATACCACGTGCTGTCGGCATAGTTATATAATTCACTATTTGGTTTAGCCAGTACTTGCCAGCCGTCATTATATGCTGGTTCGGTAGTGGTAAATCCACCAGTCGGCTGCACCTGAACGGCCACGGACATTTCTTTTTCTGGATAAAGATAAATAACCGGTTTGCCACACTCCACCGCTGGCGAATATACTATATTTTTTAACACTAAATAATTGCCTAGCGGGTCGGGCCAAATAATAATCGGATTGGTTTTAAGAAACTCATCAAAGGTTATCTTTTCTTTT
This DNA window, taken from Candidatus Komeilibacteria bacterium CG_4_10_14_0_2_um_filter_37_10, encodes the following:
- the amrB gene encoding AmmeMemoRadiSam system protein B, whose product is MDRRLTNKLIVVIVIMTVFLIGQLVWLLTKDTLPTITNLTISQKQSKNIITGTKEEYDRVFDSAARFADTPIAKIGGGILPHHLLVKEQIASYLLGLADQKYDTVVIIGPNHQNIGHGDIIYSDANWQTPTGSMDVDLNSANLINSTAKLNNKIIQQESSITVLLPYIHYALPKVKILPLIIKESAKTDELAKIAQLLSQYCQEQKILVLASIDFSHYLPVDVADFHDQITANIIQTFDQERILQTEIDSPKSAYLLLEYLRLTQQQKSFLVRQTNSGRFLPQQSESTTSHQFYYFVNGEPQQEKYLALMFFGDLMLDRNVKKQYENKNLDVIFQGLSGQENRFWRGLDLTSANLEGAVLKNGEHWLPDNAYDFSFDLNDVGQLKKYNFNFFNLANNHLTDQGTLGVEQTRDNLKQLNLEFSGCADAQIGECSLNIINRRGYRLAMLGFSQVYQPLDLGKIQEMIKQVKDKSDVIIINIHWGNEYQHQKNTIQENIAHTLIDSGADLIIGHHPHVVQGKEKYRGKYIFYSLGNFVFDQYFSADTQEGLGLGLIMDPSATNKILDYYLFPLQSERSRVRLMSREKKQEFVEKFDKW
- a CDS encoding ferredoxin gives rise to the protein MLLTIMPVKKVPVYINKKKYLALPGESMLSVAQRNKIDIPHLCWHEDLPVFGGCRICLVEDSDGKVLTSCTLRATKDLAITTDTKDVQQLRQQNLQLLLANHQANCWRCQQKFDCPTNKLIEKYQLDFSAIIKTKIKEKIQKLNVAAEINPAACIACNQCASICDQIGIGYLQLVDQGTLTTVETSKDAKVDCIYCGQCTAHCPVSAVHEQNQLADVIDSIEDNKKIVIAQMAPSVRCSIGEEFGLAPGTDLTGQCYTALRQLGFDYVFDVNMGADITTLVEAAELLKRLKENKNLPMFTACCPAWVKYVEFYHPELINNLTSARSPHIHSGGAYKTWWAREEGVKPKNIVVVSIMPCTSKKYEARHTKLKINGLWPVDHVITTREFAVWLKQRRIDLDQLPVSDVDLPGQYSGAGAIYGASGGVMESALRTAYEQYTGKALKKLEFKQVRGRQGIKKAEIDFGDRQLKVAVAATVRNAALLIAELKNDPQAYQYIEVMACPGGCIGGGGQPIPHTQKIVSQRTAGLYRHDSKMKVRKAHDNPVVQDFMNNYIAKLTRQEQERILFTTYTVKKKFD